The proteins below come from a single Acidobacteriota bacterium genomic window:
- a CDS encoding alcohol dehydrogenase catalytic domain-containing protein codes for MLELQERPLPVLEADDQVLIEVEGCGICGTDLHILSTPPGHPATPGVILGHEYLGRVVSAGAKVSTLKGGERVAVAPNLTCGKCRYCKAGLSNHCQDFTTLGIFKDGGMAPYNVAPERACHPLSDELPFQEAVWTELLSCVVNSIDVIRPAPGEKAVVIGGGPVGALHAMLLAAAGAQVLVSDLVEERLELLREIGFATVNAAQEDLSAKVGEAFDWGADVVVDAVGNQLPTSVELARVGGRICLFGMSERARPAVPQNAITRKELTVLGCYVGAHSFPRAIAILESGVIKPSRLISRQVGVPEIPSTIESLRQGQLMKAVVKH; via the coding sequence ATGCTGGAGCTTCAAGAGCGTCCGCTGCCGGTTCTGGAGGCCGACGACCAAGTGCTGATCGAGGTGGAAGGCTGCGGCATCTGCGGCACCGACTTGCACATTCTCTCCACCCCTCCCGGACATCCGGCCACGCCCGGCGTCATCTTGGGGCACGAGTACCTGGGGCGGGTGGTTTCCGCCGGGGCCAAGGTGTCGACCCTGAAGGGGGGAGAGCGGGTGGCGGTAGCCCCCAACCTGACCTGCGGCAAGTGCCGCTACTGCAAGGCTGGATTGAGCAATCACTGTCAGGACTTCACCACTTTGGGCATTTTTAAGGACGGCGGAATGGCGCCCTACAATGTGGCCCCTGAGAGGGCCTGTCATCCGCTCAGCGACGAACTGCCTTTTCAGGAAGCGGTGTGGACGGAACTGCTCTCCTGCGTGGTCAACAGCATCGACGTGATCCGTCCCGCGCCGGGGGAGAAGGCCGTAGTCATCGGCGGGGGACCGGTGGGTGCGCTTCATGCCATGCTGCTGGCGGCGGCGGGCGCCCAAGTGCTGGTGTCCGACTTGGTTGAGGAACGGCTGGAGTTATTGCGGGAGATTGGTTTCGCCACCGTCAACGCCGCTCAGGAAGATCTTTCCGCCAAGGTGGGCGAGGCCTTCGACTGGGGTGCCGACGTGGTGGTCGACGCGGTGGGCAATCAACTGCCGACCAGCGTCGAGCTGGCCCGCGTGGGAGGCCGCATCTGTCTCTTCGGAATGAGCGAGAGGGCGCGTCCGGCGGTGCCGCAAAACGCCATCACGCGCAAGGAACTGACGGTGCTGGGCTGCTATGTGGGGGCTCATTCCTTTCCCCGCGCCATCGCCATACTCGAAAGCGGCGTCATCAAGCCTTCCCGCCTCATCTCGCGCCAGGTCGGCGTCCCCGAAATTCCCTCCACCATAGAGTCCCTCCGCCAAGGCCAGCTCATGAAAGCCGTCGTCAAGCACTAG